A genomic segment from Geitlerinema sp. PCC 7407 encodes:
- a CDS encoding hemolysin family protein, producing the protein MSSISVELLVILALLIANGLFAMSEMAVVSARKARLQQWSNQGNKRAQAALALANSPNQFLSTVQVGITLIGILAGAFGGATLSARLAGLLAQIPGLARYSQPLAFGFVVLLITYLSLIIGELVPKRLALNDPERVATNVAMPMGMVAKVTGPVVHLLSASTDLVLRLLGVQPSSEPLVTEEEIKVLLEQGTEAGMFEYAEQMMVERVFRLGDRRVSSLMTPRPEIVWLDLSDSWEVNRQRIAGSMHSRFPVCQDELDNVLGVVSVNDLLSRSLSGQSLDLTTMLRRPLFVPENTRALKVLELFKQSGVHIAMAVDEYGVIQGIVTLNDLLEAIIGDIPSKDEEETPQAVRREDGSWLIDGMIPIDEFRALFDLEEMPGEHRGNYHTLGGFVITHLGRIPVAADHFEWGLLRFEVMDMDGNRVDKVLVMPRNPIAEEVTTSDRASDRPDE; encoded by the coding sequence ATGTCCTCAATTAGCGTTGAACTTTTGGTCATTCTCGCGCTGTTGATTGCCAACGGCCTCTTTGCCATGTCGGAGATGGCCGTCGTCTCGGCCCGCAAGGCGCGACTTCAGCAGTGGTCCAATCAAGGCAACAAGCGAGCCCAGGCCGCCCTAGCCCTCGCCAACTCGCCTAACCAGTTTTTGTCAACGGTCCAGGTGGGCATCACGCTGATCGGGATCTTGGCCGGTGCCTTCGGGGGCGCGACGCTCTCGGCGCGTCTGGCTGGGCTGCTCGCGCAGATTCCGGGACTGGCCCGCTACAGCCAGCCTTTGGCCTTCGGGTTCGTGGTGCTGCTGATTACCTATCTTTCGCTGATTATTGGGGAGCTGGTCCCCAAGCGCCTCGCCCTCAACGACCCCGAGCGAGTCGCCACGAATGTCGCCATGCCCATGGGCATGGTGGCGAAGGTCACTGGCCCAGTGGTGCATTTGCTCAGCGCCTCGACGGACCTGGTACTGCGCCTGCTGGGCGTCCAGCCTTCCTCCGAGCCGCTGGTGACCGAGGAAGAAATCAAGGTGCTGCTGGAGCAGGGCACCGAAGCGGGCATGTTTGAGTATGCCGAGCAGATGATGGTGGAGCGGGTGTTTCGCCTGGGCGATCGCCGCGTGAGCTCCTTGATGACCCCCCGTCCCGAAATTGTCTGGCTGGATCTGAGCGACTCTTGGGAAGTCAACCGCCAGCGGATCGCCGGGAGCATGCACAGCCGCTTCCCGGTTTGCCAGGACGAGCTCGACAATGTCTTGGGCGTGGTTTCGGTGAATGATTTGCTCAGCCGCAGTCTCTCGGGCCAGTCCCTGGACCTGACGACGATGCTGCGCCGCCCCCTGTTTGTCCCCGAGAACACCCGCGCTCTCAAGGTGCTGGAGCTGTTCAAGCAGTCCGGCGTCCACATTGCCATGGCCGTGGACGAGTACGGCGTGATTCAGGGCATTGTGACTCTCAATGACTTGCTAGAGGCGATCATTGGCGATATTCCCTCCAAGGACGAGGAGGAAACGCCCCAGGCCGTGCGCCGGGAGGACGGCTCTTGGTTGATCGACGGCATGATTCCCATTGATGAGTTTCGGGCGCTGTTTGACCTAGAGGAAATGCCGGGAGAGCATCGGGGCAACTACCACACCCTGGGAGGCTTTGTGATTACGCACCTGGGGCGAATTCCTGTGGCGGCTGACCATTTTGAATGGGGGCTGCTGCGCTTCGAGGTGATGGACATGGACGGCAACCGGGTGGACAAGGTGCTGGTGATGCCGCGAAACCCGATCGCGGAGGAAGTCACAACCTCGGACCGGGCGTCTGATCGACCTGACGAATAG
- a CDS encoding RNA-guided endonuclease TnpB family protein produces MRTAYQYRLRPTSSQIAFMSEWLELLRRQYNYRLGERFSWYEQNRCDINACPLICHLPERRENPDFYSQKRDLVNSKALFPEYQQIHSQVLQDCIGRVKKTFDRWLKGDCNGKRSGRPRFKSSGRYRSFTFPQIKQDCIQGKQINLPKIGWVKLIQHRPLPEGFKIKTATVSQKVDGWYVTLSLEDSSVPALTPDVPSLENTIAIDLGLKTFLVDDSGKEEPIPQHYRKAEKRLKRLQRSLSRKKKGSNRRKKAVKRVAKAHLKVLNQRKDFHYKTANKLLSKGKHIAHEKLNIRGIARSKLAKSTHDAGWGQFLQILAIKAERAGLLTIAVNPSGTSQNCSGCGVKVPKILQDRIHTCPECGLTIDRDHNVAINIKYLAVGHSVNKAQETPDGLPGVTEKPTPDTSVSV; encoded by the coding sequence GTGAGAACCGCCTACCAGTACCGACTGCGCCCAACCTCCAGTCAAATCGCCTTCATGAGCGAATGGCTAGAGTTGCTACGCAGACAGTACAACTACCGTCTCGGTGAGCGGTTCTCTTGGTACGAGCAAAATCGCTGTGACATCAACGCCTGTCCGCTTATCTGTCATCTGCCAGAACGGCGAGAGAATCCCGACTTCTACTCTCAAAAACGAGACTTGGTAAACTCCAAGGCCTTGTTCCCGGAGTATCAGCAGATTCACTCCCAGGTCCTGCAAGACTGCATTGGCCGAGTCAAGAAAACCTTTGACCGCTGGCTCAAAGGAGACTGCAACGGCAAGCGAAGCGGTAGACCTCGCTTCAAAAGCTCTGGGCGCTACCGCTCCTTCACCTTTCCGCAGATCAAACAGGACTGCATTCAGGGCAAGCAGATCAACCTGCCCAAGATTGGCTGGGTGAAACTGATCCAGCATCGTCCTTTGCCCGAAGGCTTCAAAATCAAGACCGCGACCGTCAGTCAAAAAGTCGATGGCTGGTACGTGACGCTGAGCCTGGAAGACTCATCGGTCCCTGCCCTCACGCCTGACGTTCCCAGTCTTGAGAACACCATCGCGATTGACTTGGGATTGAAGACGTTCTTGGTGGACGACTCAGGGAAAGAAGAACCGATCCCCCAGCACTACCGCAAAGCTGAAAAGCGCCTGAAGCGATTGCAGCGTTCGCTGTCTCGCAAGAAAAAAGGCTCTAATCGCCGGAAAAAAGCGGTTAAACGCGTTGCCAAGGCCCACCTGAAAGTCTTGAATCAGCGCAAGGACTTTCACTACAAGACCGCAAACAAGCTTTTATCCAAGGGGAAGCACATAGCCCATGAAAAGCTGAACATTCGAGGCATTGCCAGAAGCAAGCTGGCGAAGTCAACTCATGATGCTGGTTGGGGCCAGTTCCTGCAAATTCTGGCAATCAAGGCTGAAAGAGCCGGGTTGCTAACGATTGCGGTGAATCCCAGCGGTACGTCTCAGAACTGCTCTGGTTGCGGGGTCAAGGTGCCTAAAATACTTCAGGACAGAATCCATACCTGTCCTGAGTGTGGGTTGACGATTGACCGTGACCACAATGTAGCGATCAACATCAAGTATTTGGCGGTAGGGCATTCCGTCAATAAAGCTCAGGAAACGCCCGATGGGTTGCCAGGGGTCACTGAGAAGCCGACACCGGATACGTCAGTATCGGTGTAG
- a CDS encoding polysaccharide pyruvyl transferase family protein — protein MSLTTPAALKSALHDALAALPAFETCALLDYPNYLNVGDHLIGLGTLLYLTQTRGARVSYVANPKNFSEADLAARVGEGPILLQGGGNFGDIWPVNQAFRERIVERYRDRPLILLPQTLHFREQAALERVAKQFNAHPDLTLVLRDRRSYATAQQYFDGCKVLLAPDMAFQLAGLVTLPFPPRQSPLLYHCRDDRELNADFGEALAQERAWVMADWSAGRWWYRDTVPRPEAIYWRVPGLVRLVREGWQRGLATPGEWLSRQQWHRSGAIAQASQRTDGAVLRGSWDVAHSGLYQFSRYRRVVTNRLHGHILCVLAGIPHVFLPNAYFKNEAFYETWTCDIPWGRFARSAADLPTLLMDL, from the coding sequence ATGAGTCTAACGACGCCCGCTGCTCTCAAGTCTGCCCTGCACGATGCGCTGGCGGCCCTGCCTGCCTTCGAGACCTGCGCGCTGCTGGACTATCCCAACTATCTCAACGTGGGCGATCACCTGATTGGGCTGGGCACGCTGCTCTATCTCACCCAAACTCGCGGTGCTCGAGTCTCCTACGTGGCCAATCCCAAGAATTTTTCGGAGGCTGATCTGGCGGCGCGGGTGGGGGAGGGGCCGATCCTGCTCCAGGGCGGCGGCAACTTTGGGGACATTTGGCCGGTGAATCAGGCGTTTCGAGAGCGCATCGTGGAGCGCTATCGCGATCGCCCGCTGATCTTGCTGCCCCAGACGCTGCACTTCCGAGAGCAGGCGGCGCTGGAGCGAGTGGCCAAGCAGTTTAACGCCCACCCAGATCTGACTTTGGTGCTGCGCGATCGCCGCAGTTACGCCACGGCGCAGCAGTACTTTGACGGCTGCAAGGTGCTGCTTGCGCCGGACATGGCGTTTCAGCTGGCAGGCCTCGTGACGCTGCCCTTTCCGCCGCGCCAGTCGCCCCTGCTCTACCACTGCCGCGACGACCGGGAGCTCAATGCGGATTTTGGCGAAGCTCTGGCCCAGGAGCGCGCCTGGGTAATGGCGGACTGGTCGGCGGGGCGCTGGTGGTATCGAGACACGGTGCCCCGACCGGAGGCGATTTACTGGCGGGTGCCGGGGCTGGTGCGGCTGGTGCGGGAGGGCTGGCAGCGGGGACTGGCGACGCCCGGTGAGTGGCTCTCGCGCCAGCAGTGGCACCGCTCAGGGGCGATCGCCCAGGCGAGTCAGCGCACCGATGGGGCCGTCCTGCGCGGCTCGTGGGACGTGGCCCACAGCGGCCTGTACCAGTTCAGCCGCTATCGCCGGGTGGTGACCAATCGCCTGCACGGCCACATTTTGTGTGTGCTGGCGGGGATTCCCCACGTTTTCTTGCCCAATGCCTATTTCAAGAACGAGGCGTTTTACGAGACCTGGACTTGTGACATTCCCTGGGGCCGGTTTGCGCGTTCGGCGGCGGATTTGCCCACTCTATTGATGGACCTGTGA
- a CDS encoding MBOAT family protein — translation MLFNSYEFILLFLPVTLWVFAQLGRRNWTEAALAWLAIASLGFYAWWNPPYLALFAFSIGFNYLVGSTLSHRDWLGFSRKLLLGFGIVVNLALIGYYKYANFFLSNVNTLLGSDWTLGSIILPLGISFFTFQQITYLIDAYNQETKEYNFVKYCLFVSFFPQLIAGPIVHHREVMPQFQDRSIYQLRDDNLSVGLTIFSLGLFKKVIFADSVAVYATPVFDMAAQGGTPAFGEAWCGALAYTLQLYFDFSGYSDMAMGAARLFGIRLPLNFHSPYKAVSMIDFWRRWHITLSRFLRDYLYIPLGGNRKGELRRYFNLFVTMLLGGLWHGAGWTFVLWGGLHGSYLVINHGWRSLLKRLGVDLKRPHPVAQGCGWALTFGAVVVGWVLFRAANLEAALLILKAMFGGNGISLPASFEPVLGFLQAWGVQFAGLQGPTKLPSRSAIAWIGGLLIVAWYFPNTQEWLAKYRPALDFPSRPGEGRLSGVWRRLRWRPTLGWSLVMSGLAAYSILSLAKPTEFLYFQF, via the coding sequence ATGCTATTCAACTCCTACGAATTCATTCTGTTATTTTTGCCGGTGACGCTGTGGGTGTTTGCCCAGCTAGGACGCCGCAACTGGACTGAAGCAGCCCTTGCGTGGCTGGCGATCGCCTCTTTGGGATTCTATGCCTGGTGGAACCCGCCCTATCTAGCCCTGTTCGCGTTTTCCATCGGCTTCAACTACCTCGTAGGCTCCACCCTCAGCCACCGCGACTGGCTGGGATTTAGCCGCAAGCTGCTGCTGGGCTTTGGCATTGTGGTCAACCTGGCCCTGATTGGCTATTACAAATACGCCAATTTTTTCCTCAGCAATGTGAACACCCTTTTGGGCAGCGACTGGACCCTGGGCTCCATTATTTTGCCGCTGGGAATTTCCTTTTTCACCTTCCAGCAAATCACCTATTTGATTGACGCCTACAATCAAGAAACCAAAGAATACAACTTTGTTAAATACTGTCTTTTTGTGAGTTTCTTTCCGCAGCTGATTGCCGGTCCCATTGTTCACCATCGCGAGGTGATGCCCCAGTTTCAGGACCGCTCGATCTATCAGCTTCGAGATGACAACTTATCGGTGGGTCTAACGATTTTTTCTCTGGGTCTGTTCAAGAAAGTCATCTTTGCCGATAGCGTGGCCGTCTACGCGACGCCGGTTTTTGATATGGCGGCCCAGGGAGGAACCCCTGCCTTCGGGGAAGCGTGGTGCGGTGCTCTGGCCTACACTTTGCAGCTTTATTTTGATTTTTCGGGCTACTCCGACATGGCTATGGGCGCAGCGCGGCTGTTTGGCATTCGGCTGCCGCTCAACTTTCACTCTCCCTACAAAGCCGTCAGCATGATTGATTTTTGGCGGCGCTGGCACATCACGCTGTCGCGGTTTCTGCGGGACTATCTCTACATTCCCCTGGGCGGCAACCGCAAGGGCGAACTGCGGCGATATTTCAACCTGTTTGTGACCATGCTGCTGGGCGGCCTGTGGCACGGCGCGGGCTGGACCTTTGTGCTGTGGGGTGGCCTCCACGGCAGTTACTTGGTGATTAACCATGGGTGGCGATCGCTCCTCAAGAGGCTGGGCGTGGATCTCAAGCGGCCCCATCCCGTGGCCCAGGGCTGCGGCTGGGCGCTGACTTTTGGGGCAGTGGTGGTGGGCTGGGTGCTGTTCCGGGCGGCGAACCTGGAGGCGGCGCTGCTGATCCTCAAGGCCATGTTTGGCGGCAATGGCATTTCGCTGCCGGCCAGCTTTGAGCCGGTGCTGGGCTTCTTGCAGGCTTGGGGGGTCCAGTTTGCGGGGCTCCAAGGCCCCACGAAGCTGCCTTCGCGATCGGCGATCGCCTGGATTGGCGGGCTGCTAATCGTGGCTTGGTACTTCCCCAATACCCAGGAGTGGCTGGCCAAGTACCGCCCTGCGCTGGACTTCCCCAGTCGACCCGGCGAAGGGCGACTGTCGGGCGTTTGGCGACGCCTGCGCTGGCGGCCGACCCTGGGCTGGTCGCTGGTGATGAGCGGCCTCGCAGCCTACAGCATTTTGTCGCTGGCCAAGCCGACGGAATTTTTGTATTTCCAGTTTTAG
- the modA gene encoding molybdate ABC transporter substrate-binding protein — protein MRGLLGAGRSPMSQGLCRVSRRRLLWGAAGWGAIALVSGCRDRPVRSAGITLTVGIAASLIDLFRAIQPVFEAQEPTVSLRFTVAASGLLQRQIEQRAPIDVFASAGEAQMDALAAQSLLLPNSRAVFVQNRLVIVQPAGQDPWIRALEDLGQPRLRRLALGNPETVPAGRYARAALESAGLYQPLAQAQKLVFAENVRQALTYVEQGNVDAGLVYATDARGRDRAQVVYTLPADATPPIRYPVAVVAETPYPAEAQRFVAFLLSEAGQAIARRFGFLAPP, from the coding sequence GTGCGTGGCCTTCTTGGAGCGGGGCGATCGCCCATGAGTCAGGGGCTGTGCAGGGTCAGCCGACGACGATTGCTCTGGGGCGCGGCAGGCTGGGGGGCGATCGCCCTGGTCAGTGGCTGCCGCGATCGCCCGGTCCGCTCGGCTGGTATCACCCTAACTGTGGGGATCGCAGCCTCCTTGATCGATCTGTTTCGGGCGATCCAGCCCGTCTTCGAGGCTCAGGAGCCGACGGTCTCCCTGCGCTTCACCGTCGCTGCCTCCGGCCTGCTCCAGCGCCAAATCGAGCAGCGGGCGCCCATTGACGTGTTTGCTAGCGCCGGGGAGGCGCAGATGGATGCCCTCGCTGCCCAGAGCCTCCTGCTGCCCAACAGCCGCGCAGTCTTTGTCCAAAATCGCTTGGTGATTGTCCAGCCCGCTGGACAAGATCCCTGGATTCGGGCCTTAGAAGACTTGGGGCAGCCTCGGCTGCGCCGACTGGCCCTGGGCAACCCTGAGACGGTGCCAGCGGGGCGCTATGCCCGAGCTGCCCTAGAGTCTGCGGGCCTCTATCAGCCCCTGGCTCAAGCCCAAAAGCTAGTCTTCGCGGAAAATGTCCGGCAGGCTCTGACCTACGTGGAGCAGGGCAATGTCGATGCGGGTCTGGTGTACGCCACGGATGCTCGAGGGCGCGATCGCGCCCAGGTGGTCTACACGCTGCCTGCCGATGCGACGCCGCCCATTCGCTATCCCGTGGCGGTGGTGGCTGAGACGCCCTACCCGGCCGAGGCCCAGCGCTTCGTGGCTTTTCTTCTGAGCGAGGCGGGACAGGCGATCGCCCGCCGTTTTGGCTTTCTAGCTCCCCCGTAG
- the hpsE gene encoding hormogonium polysaccharide biosynthesis glycosyltransferase HpsE yields the protein MDFSVAICTYNGATRIPEVLEALQAQTQLGAIAWEILVVDNNSTDDTAAVVARYAQAWSLPHSEIRYCFEGRQGVTYARQRAVAEARSDLIGFLDDDNLPDPTWVAAAHAFGQSHPQAGAYGAIVRAKLDAPPPDYFEQAKNLIAIQDRGPEPFCYQRTAKPRRIPIAPGSVVRKQAWQQSLPPRLLLGGRDEKHQTFLGSCEDLEVLYYIQNGPWEVWHNPAMVVWHHIPPHRFEAAYLRKLARTSGLSNHALRIARWQQPWQRALMPVLTLGYGVVDAYKVAAFYLQFRGQLAADPGKAWEMEARLGRLLSPWMFWGRRREEGQ from the coding sequence GTGGATTTTAGCGTTGCCATTTGCACCTATAACGGCGCGACTCGCATTCCCGAAGTCCTAGAGGCCCTTCAGGCCCAGACCCAGCTCGGGGCGATCGCCTGGGAAATCCTCGTCGTGGACAACAACAGCACCGACGACACCGCCGCCGTCGTCGCCCGCTATGCCCAGGCGTGGTCCCTCCCCCACAGCGAAATTCGCTATTGCTTCGAGGGGCGTCAGGGGGTGACCTATGCTCGCCAGCGGGCGGTGGCCGAGGCCCGCAGCGACCTGATCGGCTTTCTAGACGATGACAATCTCCCCGATCCGACCTGGGTGGCGGCGGCCCATGCCTTTGGCCAGAGCCATCCCCAGGCCGGGGCCTACGGGGCGATCGTCCGCGCCAAGCTGGACGCACCGCCGCCGGACTATTTTGAGCAGGCCAAAAACTTGATTGCTATCCAAGATCGCGGTCCGGAGCCCTTTTGCTATCAGCGCACGGCCAAACCTCGCCGAATCCCGATCGCCCCTGGGTCGGTGGTGCGCAAGCAGGCCTGGCAGCAGAGCCTGCCGCCGCGCCTGCTCCTCGGGGGCCGCGACGAGAAGCACCAGACCTTCCTGGGCTCCTGCGAAGACTTGGAAGTGTTGTACTACATCCAAAACGGCCCGTGGGAGGTGTGGCACAATCCAGCCATGGTGGTCTGGCACCACATTCCTCCCCATCGCTTCGAGGCGGCCTATCTGCGCAAGCTGGCCCGCACCTCGGGCTTGTCCAATCACGCCCTGCGCATTGCGCGCTGGCAGCAGCCGTGGCAGCGGGCCTTGATGCCGGTGCTGACCCTGGGCTACGGGGTCGTCGACGCCTACAAAGTCGCTGCTTTCTATCTCCAGTTTCGCGGTCAGCTGGCCGCGGACCCGGGCAAGGCCTGGGAAATGGAGGCCCGTCTGGGGCGGCTGCTCAGTCCGTGGATGTTTTGGGGCCGGCGGCGGGAGGAGGGCCAATGA
- the hpsE gene encoding hormogonium polysaccharide biosynthesis glycosyltransferase HpsE: MACPPLPDALMLPNSFNLTVAICTYNGESRLPFVLDALRGQTGVEGLRWEVIVIDNNSQDATPAIVQRYQQNWPHQVPLIYVQETRQGLAFARDRAIQAARGQWVGFLDDDNCPDPGWVAAAVAFGRDRPQLGAFGSRVLGDFEVPPPPNFERIQPFLAIIDRGEDPLPYLPDRKVLPPGAGLVVRREAWQAHVPETLVLAGRVGGSMLAGEDLEALLHLQRAQWQIWYNPAMVVHHRIPRSRLEADYLKKLFFGIGLSRYRTRMLSFPAWQRPGALVLYALNDGRKILRHLLRHRRQVQTDVVAACEMQLYWASLISPLFFWFRRPPSLS; the protein is encoded by the coding sequence ATGGCTTGTCCGCCTCTGCCTGACGCCCTGATGTTGCCGAATTCGTTCAACCTGACGGTGGCGATTTGTACCTATAACGGTGAGTCGCGCCTGCCGTTCGTCCTCGACGCGCTGCGGGGGCAAACGGGGGTTGAGGGTCTGCGCTGGGAAGTAATCGTCATCGATAACAACAGTCAAGACGCCACTCCGGCGATCGTGCAGCGCTATCAGCAAAACTGGCCGCATCAGGTGCCGCTGATCTACGTCCAGGAGACGCGCCAGGGACTGGCCTTTGCCCGCGATCGCGCCATTCAGGCTGCTCGCGGACAGTGGGTCGGGTTCCTCGATGACGATAACTGCCCCGATCCGGGCTGGGTGGCGGCGGCGGTGGCCTTTGGGCGCGATCGCCCCCAGCTGGGCGCCTTTGGCAGCCGCGTGCTGGGTGACTTTGAGGTACCCCCACCCCCCAACTTCGAGCGGATTCAGCCGTTCCTGGCCATCATCGATCGCGGCGAAGACCCCCTGCCCTATCTGCCCGATCGCAAAGTCCTGCCGCCTGGTGCCGGGCTGGTGGTGCGGCGCGAAGCCTGGCAGGCCCACGTACCGGAAACCCTCGTCCTGGCGGGCCGGGTCGGCGGCAGCATGCTGGCCGGAGAAGACCTAGAAGCGTTGCTGCACCTCCAGCGGGCCCAGTGGCAAATCTGGTACAACCCCGCCATGGTCGTGCACCACCGCATTCCCCGCAGTCGCCTGGAGGCCGACTATCTCAAAAAGCTCTTTTTTGGCATTGGCTTGAGCCGCTACCGGACGCGGATGCTGAGTTTCCCGGCTTGGCAGCGCCCCGGGGCTCTTGTGCTCTACGCCCTCAATGATGGCCGCAAGATCCTGCGTCACCTGCTGCGCCATCGCCGCCAGGTCCAGACCGATGTAGTGGCGGCCTGCGAAATGCAGCTTTACTGGGCGAGCTTGATTAGTCCGCTGTTTTTTTGGTTTCGGCGTCCGCCCTCGCTCTCCTAG
- a CDS encoding glycosyltransferase family 4 protein, protein MRIACVTVYDVQRPETWPTTQPGLCQAGQHITQQLLARGMAVDFIGGLRKRPSLRTKVKWNLYRRCFGKDYYRWAEPVIVRDYGQQVMRQLRTSAAEVVLCPENVVPVAALNADRPVVLWTDAPLGALIDFYPYLSNLCGETRRNILAMERRSLEGCARVVYTSQWAAQQAIALYHLDPDKVSMIPWGANLDFALSRAEVESLIEQRSPQPCRLLFLGGDWQRKGGEVALAVAEALRQRGIPTELWVVGGVPRARATWPDWVKILGFLDKSTVSGLTQLRSVISGAHFLILPTTADCSPHALAEANALGVPCLTTQVGGIPSIITEGRNGRCFPLDAPAADYCDYIQPLMENRDRYRALALTAFEEYQARLNWRTICAEAAQLLEAVVRP, encoded by the coding sequence ATGAGGATAGCCTGCGTGACGGTGTACGATGTCCAGCGCCCGGAGACCTGGCCGACGACGCAGCCGGGCCTGTGTCAGGCGGGCCAGCACATTACTCAGCAGCTGCTGGCGCGGGGGATGGCGGTGGACTTCATTGGCGGTCTGCGCAAGCGCCCTTCTCTGCGGACCAAGGTGAAGTGGAATCTTTATCGCCGCTGCTTTGGCAAGGATTACTATCGCTGGGCGGAGCCGGTGATCGTGCGGGACTATGGCCAGCAGGTGATGCGTCAGCTTCGCACTTCGGCGGCGGAGGTGGTGCTGTGTCCCGAAAATGTTGTGCCTGTGGCGGCGCTCAACGCCGATCGGCCAGTGGTTTTGTGGACGGATGCGCCCCTGGGCGCGCTGATTGATTTTTATCCTTACCTGAGCAATCTGTGCGGGGAGACGCGGCGAAATATTTTGGCGATGGAGCGGCGATCGCTCGAGGGCTGCGCGCGGGTGGTCTATACCTCGCAGTGGGCGGCTCAGCAGGCGATCGCCCTCTACCACCTGGACCCGGACAAAGTCAGCATGATTCCCTGGGGGGCCAATCTGGACTTTGCGCTGAGCCGCGCTGAAGTAGAGAGCTTGATCGAGCAGCGATCGCCCCAGCCTTGCCGGCTGCTGTTTTTGGGGGGAGATTGGCAGCGCAAGGGCGGCGAAGTGGCGCTGGCGGTGGCCGAGGCCCTCCGGCAGCGGGGCATCCCCACGGAGCTGTGGGTAGTCGGCGGGGTGCCGCGCGCCCGAGCGACCTGGCCGGACTGGGTGAAGATCCTGGGCTTTTTGGACAAATCCACGGTGTCCGGGCTGACCCAGCTGCGATCGGTGATTTCGGGAGCGCATTTTCTGATTTTGCCGACGACGGCGGACTGCTCGCCCCACGCGCTGGCGGAGGCCAATGCCCTGGGGGTGCCCTGCCTAACGACTCAGGTGGGGGGAATTCCGTCGATTATCACTGAGGGCCGCAATGGCCGCTGTTTTCCCTTGGATGCCCCTGCGGCGGACTATTGCGACTATATTCAGCCGCTGATGGAAAACCGCGATCGCTACCGAGCCTTGGCGCTGACTGCCTTTGAGGAATATCAGGCTCGCCTGAACTGGCGGACCATTTGCGCTGAGGCGGCTCAGCTACTCGAAGCCGTTGTTCGCCCTTGA
- a CDS encoding Calvin cycle protein CP12, giving the protein MSNFTHSTPNASRFSPREAARPWNAPYSSTASLAERIQAAREQARAMTDHYGLYSSEAAIAWEAVEELLAQAAHQRLRAASPLEAYCQEFPDAPEARMYDV; this is encoded by the coding sequence ATGTCTAACTTTACCCATTCCACCCCCAACGCTTCTCGCTTCAGCCCTCGCGAAGCGGCTCGTCCCTGGAATGCGCCTTACAGCAGCACCGCTTCCCTCGCAGAGCGCATTCAGGCCGCTCGGGAACAGGCGCGGGCTATGACGGACCACTACGGTCTGTATTCCAGCGAGGCGGCGATCGCCTGGGAAGCCGTCGAAGAGCTGCTCGCCCAGGCCGCTCACCAGCGCCTCAGAGCCGCTAGCCCCCTAGAAGCCTACTGCCAAGAATTTCCCGACGCGCCAGAAGCGCGGATGTACGACGTCTAG